One Pseudomonadota bacterium genomic window, GACGTCGTAGCCAAGCAGGGCGCGGGCGGCCTCCGGCATCGCGCGCACTGTTTCGACGTCCAGGTTCAGGTAGTGGTTTTCGACCGGACGCAGCCAGCCGGCGCAATAGGAGATCGACAGACCGCGTCGAATGCCATCTGCGTTGCTGGTGCCGCCGGCGTGAACGGTGTCGCCACTAAAGATGGCGACCGATCCCGCCGGCATCACTGCTTTGGCGATATCGTCGGGTTCAGGAAGATGGCCCTTGGCCCACAGGTGGCTGCCGGGCACAACCAGGGTCGCGCCGTTTTCTTCAGTGAAATCGGTCAGAGCAACCATGGCATTGGCGACCAGCGGCCCCATGTTCTGGATCGGCGTCGGCCAGGAGTTGTTGTCGGTGTGCAGGCGCTGCGCCGTTTCCCGGCTCCTGATCTCGATCAGTTCGCCGGCTGACAAAAGATAACTCGTGCAAACCGGCAACAGCAGATGATCCATGACGGCCAGCAGACGATCGTCGACGAGGGCGTCGATGAACGACGGCGTTTTGGCCGCCAGGCCCTGTAGCCTGACTGTCTTGTAGCCCAGGAAATCGTCGAACGCCTCGACACCGGTATAGGTGCGGTGATGGTTGTCGATCAGTGGCTGAACCTCGCCGTTGTAGCGGTTGAGCCAAGAGGCGGAGAAGAAGTCCTCGATAATGACCACGCCGTCGTGGTCAAGGGCCTCGCTGATCGTGGCGGCCGGGCTATGTCCGGGCAGGCGTGTCACCGCGGCGCTCATCGTGTCACCTCATGGTTCGGTCGGAAGTTGGCGCAACATAGCAAAACATGGACAACTGTCCAGGAAAAGTTGGACACGCTGTCC contains:
- a CDS encoding phytanoyl-CoA dioxygenase family protein, whose protein sequence is MSAAVTRLPGHSPAATISEALDHDGVVIIEDFFSASWLNRYNGEVQPLIDNHHRTYTGVEAFDDFLGYKTVRLQGLAAKTPSFIDALVDDRLLAVMDHLLLPVCTSYLLSAGELIEIRSRETAQRLHTDNNSWPTPIQNMGPLVANAMVALTDFTEENGATLVVPGSHLWAKGHLPEPDDIAKAVMPAGSVAIFSGDTVHAGGTSNADGIRRGLSISYCAGWLRPVENHYLNLDVETVRAMPEAARALLGYDVYDGTGRGNGVLGYYEMGSPKDLFKEAAD